The genomic segment CGGCCCAGAGCTCCGCACCCCAAGTAACAACTCAAGAGGAAAAGGTGTGTTCAGAGAGCCGCAGAGTAAGCCAGACAGAGACCTGGGCCTTTCTCCTCACACaggaatggggtggggtgggggacaaTGCCCTGTCCATGTGAAGACCTTCAATCATCCTCCGATTTGCATACCTCCTGCCGGCTCCCACCTTTGTTCACCAGCTGACTGCTTCTCagagcctggctgtcagaaggcCGACTCCTGTTTCCCCTCCAGCTCCTGACCTGGTACCATAGGCTGTCACTTTTCCTACTGATCCATGTGGTAACTCCCCACTACTAGATTTCCATCTTCTGGAACTGTGTTGGAATgtttctcttgtgattttctgTCCCCTTTCCAACTCTTCCcccatctcttttcttttctgaacTTCCGTTTTTTAGCTTCAATATCTTAACTTCAGTGGGGTCTCAAGTACTGAGAGAAACCAACTGTGTGCCTGACCTGCCATTTTGAACCAGAAGCCTGTTAGTGTCTCTAAGCAATGAGAACCGGTCCACTAAAGGGAAGTCTGCATCACAAACCCTGCTTTCCAGCTTTTGTTTAAATGGGGATAAGTCATCCATGTTTTACTGCAGATGGTCAGAATTTTTTACACTGTTACAGAATGGGCCAAATCCATCATAATGTATAATGCCAACTCTGAGGACTTCAGGTACTTATTTCTGAGTAAAAATTGCAAAGGAGTTCTGTAACTCATTGTCCTTAATGAATAGTGTTAACTCTTCCTTACGTTTCCCCCCACCCCTCTCAGTGGTGAAGACAAGAAGCCAAATGCAAAAGCATGGACACTTCGCAAGAAGACAATAGCAGGTACGTGGATACGTCTGGCCAAATGTATCAACAATAATTGACAGCACTCAATTACAATCGGCTCACTAAAATTATTGAAGTagcattaaaaatagaaacatggCTTGCCTATGTTTCAAATGCTGCCTCATTTCTCATTTGAATACAAACACTATCTGCATATTCATAATAACCAGCCCCTCACAATTGATGGGCATACCCGGTTTTATGGCACTTTGCATTTTTGTGCTTTGCAGATTTTGCATTTTTTGCAGACTGAAAGTCGGTGGCAACCTGCCGtcaagcaagtctattggcaccattttcccaacagcatttgctcactttgtatctatgtgtcacattttggtaattcttgcgaTATTTCAAACTTGTTCATTGTATTTGTtagggtgatctgtgatcagtgagcTTTGATGTTACTGCAGTAATCGCTTTGGGGAGCCACAAACCACACTAGCATAAGACAGCAAACTTAATTgatgaatgttgtgtgtgttctgactgctccaccaactGGCCATTCCCtgacttctctccctctcctcaggcctccctactccctgagacacaacagtaTTAAAATTTggcaattaataaccctacaacaGCTTctgagtgttcaagtgaaagagtCAAACTATATGGCAAATATCATTGTCTTATTTTCAGGccttgccacagccaccccagcttCATCAACCATCACCCctgtcagtcagcagccatcgaCACCAAGGccagaccctccaccagcaggaAGATGACAGCttcctgaaagctcagatgatggtgagCATTTCTGGcaataaggtatttttaaattaaggtatgtatatttttggggacataatgctattgcacactttccagactacagtatagtgcgaacgtaacttttttaaaattttggtatcattaatctaaaattacatgaggaacattatgtttgctagactccccccctcaccaagtgcccccccacataccccattagtcactgtccatcagcgtagtaagatgctgtagaatcactacttgtcttctctgtgttgcacatccctccctatgcccccccccacattatacatgctaattgtaaggccccttttcttcttccccttcccttacccctcccttcccacccattctccccagtccctttccctttggtaactgttagtccattcttgggttctgtgagtctgctgctgtttgttccttcggtttttcctttgttcttatactccacatatgagtgaaatcatttggtacttgtctttctccacctggcttatttcactgagcataataccctctagctccatccatgttgttgcaaatgggaggatttgtttctttcttatggctgaataatattccattacgtatatgttccacatctttatccattcatttactgatggacacttaggttgcttccatttcttggctattgtaaatagtgctgcgataaacataggggtgcatctgtctttttcaaactgggctgctacactcttagggtaaatacctagaagtggggttcctgggtcaaatggtatttctattttgagtttttgaggaacctccatactgctttccacaatggttgaactagtttacattcccaccagcagtgtaggagggttcccctttctccacaacctcaccaacattcgtTGCTGTTTGTCaaatgtaacttttatatgcactgggataCAAAAAATTAATCTGACTCACTGTCTTGTGATATTCAcgttattgcagtggtctggaacctaACCTGCAGTATCTCTTGAACTGCGCCTGTGTCTCCTATGTGAGAGCTAGTGATGTGTCAGGAATGGTGGAAAATGACAGAGGTTTTGAGCAGGGAGAGCAGATCTGGGGTCCCTGAAGAAGGGTGCTCTAGTGGGGCGCTTTAAAGGGGGTGGGCTTTGACAGCCTACTGTATTAGGGGTGGTCCTCGGGCTGTGGTAGGAAAGGATCTATCTGCTCCAGGTGCCCAGCCAGTCCTGTTGCCAAGGAAAACATCACAGAAAGCCCTCCTGCAGAAAGTATAAACAACTATAGTTCCCTCCCCAAATTTAATTTGTTCACTGCAGTGAAGTTCCTGTTTTTCCAGGAGTTAAGCAGACATCTCCCAAGCTGGGCCTCATCTTCTATCCACCTCACTAGCCACCCACCACCACGTTCACTGCAGAAAGAAGCCCTTTAGCTGGAAAGCCGTGGCTGCCAGGATGCTTACTTAAGAGGGACTGACCCCATTTTCAATGTCCCAATATTCCTGGGACTTTGCCAGCCCTTTGAGACAAAGAGGTTCTTGTTTAGTTCTACAGATGATCTTATTGGTCATGTGGGAAAGCTTAGGTTGTTTGTTTATTATGGGAAGCTTCTAATAAAATCAGTCTGGGTTTTTAGCATATTTGGTGGAAGCCAGTCTCCAAATGTAGCTGATTTTAAATGCACTCTGAGTGGAAAGAACACAGGCTTTGGCATTACTCTCACAAAAGCAGAGTGAGCTAGACAAGTCTGGGGAAAGAGGATTGGAATCAACAGTGGTCAGAAAAATCAATTGCTCTAGGAGGTGAACACAGGGAGCTTTGGATATATTTAAACTATGAGTCATATGCCTACACTCTACTTAGGCAGGAGCaaaacatgttttcctttaaatgatTAAACTCAGTTGTACTTAGTTCACGAAAAATTTATTTAACTTCtgaatgtttttttccccctaggcTTAAAGAGTTTCAAGAtgagatttgttttcttaaaaagaaaacattattaaTAGCTTCCAAACTAGATCCATCTGCGGACTCAGAGCATCCAAATGATATCAAAGACTGTCTTGGGCCCATCTCCTCCAACTGGGTGGTTAAGACAGCCCActgaaacaataaaaatttaaaaaggaaggggAGTTATAAATACTTCCTTGGTCTCTTGATAATGACATGCAAATGGATATGGGCTTTAATCCCATACTTTGTCTTGGGCGTAAGGTTTTTACTGCCTACTCCTAAATTTTAAGTCTGAAGTTAGCCAAAATTTCACTGTAACAATTACTCTGCAACCCCGTCTGGATTCAGTTAATGACAAGTCAAGATACCTGAGTTAAACCCAGGATGCCTGAGTTGCTCTGCTCAGGAAACGTTGGGTTTCTAAGTAAGCGGGGCGGAGAGAAGTCGTGAGGTCTAAGGACCAACGGTACCATCACTGGGTTTGGACTGGCTTTGGAGGGTTTCCTGCTCTTATTTTGGGGTTAgttcacttaaaaataataagcgttttattttctttcctttttactctCCAATGACCAAAAGGTGGAATTATGATCAGCAGCTACTGatgtttcctttgattttttcttGGGTCAAGAGGAtgttttctctgtcttcctcttttAAACTTTTCATTCCCGAAAGTGATTACTTTTTTTGATAAAGCTCAGCATTGGGGCACCGGAGCTCCGACGCCGCGGGAGGCCCGGCCAGGATTCCCGGGCCCTCCACTGCCCGCCGCGGCGCCGCCCGCCCGGGGCCTCGTCCCCCCGTCCCTCCCTCGGGCCGGCCTCAGGGCATCCGCGCGGGAGGGCAGGGCAGACACCCGGGCGGTGGCCCCGCGGGCGACGCCGGCACCCACCCCCGCTTTCTCCGGCCTCGGGGGTTCctcgcccgcccgcccgccccttCCGTCACTTCGCCCCTGGAGGACCGGGGGGCTCGGAGAGGTCGGGCGGCCGCCGCCCACTAGGCCCGCGAGGTCGCCTCCGCGCTCTCGTCAGTCTTGGCTCGGGAGCGCGCTCCACAAAGGGGCACCCCGCGCGCCGACTTCGCCCAGGGCCTGCGGCACCCCGGCCTTCCCAGCGCTTCCGGGCGGCGGTCCCCGGCGGGGAGGGGCCGGGAGGCAGCCGGGGAGGGgacgccccgccccgccccggcccccgcGTTCCGGCCCGGCCCCCTCGCCCTCCCCGGCCCGGCAAgcaccccgcccccgccccgggcCGCGCTCCCGCGGAGCGGCCGACCTGATTGCGGGCGGGCGCGCGATGGGCAGCGGCAGCAGCCGGAGCGGCCGGGCTCTGAGGCGCCTGCGCAGCCGCGACAGCCTCCCGGCAGGGCCCGGCGGGACAGCCCCGGACGGCGGGACGGGGCCGCtggctgcggcggcggcggcccgggaggtggaggcggaggcggaggcggaggaggggGCGGACGGCCGCCACCGCGACCCCGCGGCGCCCCCTGACGGCGAGGACGACACCCTGCGCCTGCTGGACGAGCTGCTGGCAGAGTCCGCGGCCTGGGGCGCGGAGGAGCCAACCCCGCGGGGCCCGGCGCGACCCCGACCCGCAGCCGGCGCCGGGAGCTCGGTGAGTGGCGGAGCCGCGCAGCCCGCAGGGCGCACCGTCTCCCCGGCCACCCCCGCCCCTGTCCCCAGCGCTGTCCCGCAGCCCTCTCCTGCGCGTCCCTCCCCAGCTGCGGTCTCCCACCCGCCTCCAGGGCCTGCCCGGTGCCCATGGCACCCTCCGCTGCGCCATGTCACCCCCGTCCCGCTGCCTCAGAATCTCTTTTGCGGACCACACGGCGTCTCCTTTCCTAACACCCCCTCtaattttctccctctgttccttCTCTGGGTGCTGGTTTAACTGCCTTCAGTTTTGGAGTAACAGTGCTGGAAGCAGCCTTAAAGGGCAGGAGACGGGCGTCCCTTGGCAGAAATGCATCATCTGGGCTTGCTCTGGCCAGAgctcccttttttttccttctggaacAGTGTGTCCACCCTCAAAGTACAGCATCCGGGCTCCTTGCAGCTTAGCAGGGAGCTGGCCAGGGGTGCTGCTCTTCTCTGGAGTACTTTCCCCTTGGCCAGCCCCTGGGGACACTGTTGGAGGCGGATGCTAAGTGCCGGGACCGGTAGCCAAACAGTGGTTCACGAACGCCCTGTGTGTCAGACACATCAGAATCTTTGCCTTGCTGGTCAAACAATTCGCACATTACTGGCTATTTTTAAGACGCTGTTGAATTCCTTTTTGGCTTCCCTATTCTCTCTTACAGAACACTTGTAATAACAGCCCTGCTGgtttagaaaaacaataaaaatgagcaCTCTGGTTTGGCAACAGTCTTCACTCCAGCAGAGCTGAATGAACATAGTCTTTAACATCAGCTCCTGGGCTTGGAGAGGATGCTGAAGGCAGTGCCCCCTCCCCTGGAGCCAGGCAGACTTTGCTTAACAACTGCTGGGACCTGAGGGAAGTGTCTTCTGGGCAGCCACCGAGCAGCAGAATCCTGACAGGGCCTCGGTGAGGGGGTTGGGGGAGCACTGGCCCAACCAGTGAGCTGCAGTTAGAAGGACTGAATTCTTCTAACAAGATTCCTGTAAGACTACTTCAGCATCCAGTTATATAACACTACAAATGGATAAACAGTTGAGAAATTTGGGGAAAATTCTGAGATAGCATGGAAGCAAACTGTTAGTGTTCCATTTTCAAGTGCTTAGGAAACTTCAGAAGGGAAAACGAGAGGAGGACAGAAAGAATGGATTTCCCCCTGATTCACTGAGTAGGTTTGACTCTTGGGGGTAGGGCTGCCTTCCTCATTCTGTCATTTCTTAGGCACtgtttgagcacctactgtgtgcagatGTCACTCTAAATGCTAGGACAAAGAAAATATTGGAATTTTGATGAATTGTTATTGAAACCCTTACTCAGAAGTTGGCCCTTCTTCAAAATGTTGGAAATGATGTTCCTGAGGACAGGACAGATGCTTGATTGAGCAAGTAAATAGtaccattttaaattttttaggaAGGACGGATGAAGACCTCCCTTAGGTTCATAATTATCTAGCATTTTTGGAGGAGAGAACTATTCCTAAGAGAATATCAAACTCAAGTGAAATTATCTCTTTAAGCACccacatttaaaaattgtaagcCCTGTTGATTAGAACTTCTTGGAGACCCTATGTGTATGTCTGAACCCATCATTCTGAATATTATGTATTACATTTGGCTGTCCAAGAATAATTGTCGCCAATATTTTAATGAGCACTTGGATCTCAAACATGTATTAACTCTTTTAATCTTTACCCTGTTATtatccatttttacagatgaggaagaggaaacataacagagaggttaagtaacttgactAAAGCCACACAGTTAAGCCAGAGCAAAGATCAGACCGTCAACAGTCAGACTCCTGCACCCTTATTATCAAAATGGCCCTGACAGCTGTGAGGCTCGCTTGCTACTGCATTTCTGTCCTGGGTCCACCCTCAGTCTTCAAACTGTCGCTTTTTAGTGTTGTTAGCCTATAAGCAACCGACCAGCCTTCTCTGACTCCCCCACCGGAAGAGCCACGTCTCTGAGCCGCCCTCGCTAGTGGAATCGCATAAGCATCCTTGCTAGCCCAGTGTTTAAAGAGCAGACCCCTCTGAGGTCAGGCCTGGAGAGGTTCCTCCCTGGCCTGAACAATCATTTCTTCAGTGAAGAGGCTTTGTGGCCATTATTTTAGTTGATTAAGTGCTCTTTTTTTTACCTATTTCTTAATTCTTGATTGTTTTTCTGATATAGTTGAGGTTGCTGgataagaatgaaatattgccatatTCCTTTTAAagctggattttaaaaaattttaaagaagcaTTTCAATCATTTAAAACCACCTCTAACCCAGAGTTTTTCTAGCTCTCATTGTGTATAAATTTTTCCCTGACATTTTGGCAGAAGCAGCTTTCAGTTAAACTCTTTTTTGACTGTGAACCATAATACTTTGCAGTGAAATACTAGATAGGAGGACTTTCACTCTGTATTGTAAGCTTAGGAAAAATTATGAGCAAATTTGAAGTAAGACACAAATGTAAAGGATACAGCAGTCCCCTTGCATTTGGGTTTATGTTACAAACCCCCAAGTCCAGGAAACAAGATCTCATGGGAAAAAATGGGATGGATGAGGCCAAGGTCCCTGGTGGACCCATgatagtctgtgtgtgtctgtgtgagtatTTATGTTCCCTAATGTAACTATGAGACAGTTCACCAAATAAAGAGAACATCAGTACGTTCCTATCTTCCAATCCAGTTCTATACACTCTTCTGGGTATCAGTACAAATCAGCTAGAAAGAAGTCTTCTGGGCAGTCATAAGTTGTAGTGTGGGTGCACTGCAGAAATGTTTGTGAAATTTGGCTTTGCGGCAGATGATACTTATATGGAAGAGAGGGGAGGATGTGTTTTTGGGCACCTATTCTGGGTGAGGGACCAAGTTAGGTACTTCATAGTCATGTTCCACATTTCTGTCTTCCAACAGCCTGTGGGTAAATATTGCCTTCTCTTTTTTACAAGGAGGCCATTTCAGCTCTGAGACTTTTATAACTGATCCAAAGTCATGTGGCCAAGAAGTGAGGGAGGCAGTTTGTATGCAGGTCTGTTCCCAGAATGCTCCATGCATTTTCCACTTTCCAGATGTTCAAGTCACAGGGCAGATCCAACAGTTTCAGTGATCTGCTCACAACAGTGATCTGCCCGTTTCTCtttagtgtgtgatttttttaaaaattcagtaataTCTGATGTTCAACACTTCTGCCACCCTCACCACCCTCAAGAACGTATATTTTCTCTAATGAAAGCACCACCCTTCTTGCCCTCATAACACCCCTTGACTGTTATCGCCAGCAACCTACTTACTCATTCAGATGTTTATGTGCTTAGGGGTCATACGACTTTCACTAAAACTTGTGAGACTCACGTGTATTTACTTAACATGTTACACCTGTAAACAGCATCCTTTTACTCGAGCATTTGCATGAGACTGCGTGTGTAGGCATGTTGCTGGTTGCATAGTGGCAAACAGAGAACATGACAGAAGGAAAGACAAGGTCTGTTTCCCCTCCTGTATCAGTTTTGATTTTTATGAAACAGATTTTCATGACATAAAAGATACgtacagaaagagacagagaaaactggaatgagatATATCAAAATATTATCAGTAATACCTGTGGAGGATCAACTGagccattttcatttccttttttatgtatttctgttttccagtttttctacaATGAGCACTTATTCCATTTTTTGTAAAGTTAATATAgggcttatttttttaatttaaaacctcTCATTAGTAAGATCATGTTAATTTCTTGTATTGAAAAAGAAATTGCAGTTCAGTTCTAATTGCTTAGAGATTCTTCGGGTGTAGAAAAGGCATGCCAGATACTAGCCATGGTTTATTATGGCTGTTCGGAGAGCCAGCTCCCATTGCCCACCGTTTTATTTAATCATCGCCGGAACAGGTACCTGCAGAGTAGCCCTTGCCTCCCCCCAACTACATGTCACAGACAAGGGGACAAGGCAGAGAGGTAGTTAACTTGGCTAAGGTCATGCAGTGTGATAGAGCCAGCCCAAGTCTTTCTGACTGTACTTCCTAAAAGGGCTGTGGATTACACTTGAATTTTAATTGAGCAAATTTGCCCTCAGGAGGGATTATAACTTGTTTCCCGATTTCCTCCAGTGCTCAGTTTTTCTCCGAGATGGGTTTCCATTCCCCCAACCTAGAGCCTTCAACAGCTTCCCTGATTATGTACAAGATGCTAAAAATGTGTCCAACACAGCAAACGTTATGCttacttttaaatgtttgtttttaaaattagaatatgtAATATACATGCACATGAGAAAAAAATCTCCTGGTTGTCTTTTTCAGTACAAGAAATTAACATGATCTTACTAATGAgaggttttaaattaaaaaaataagcccTATATTAACTTCACAAAAAATGGAGTAAGTGCTCATTgtagaaaaattggaaaacagaactacataaaaaaggaaataaaaatggcacAGTTGATCCTCCATAGGTATTActgatattttgatatatttcattccagttttctctgtctctttctgtacGTATCTTTTATGTCATGAAGATcacagtgtatatgtaccacttaccacatctttttatttaacattataaAAGCATTTCTCCCATCATGCTGTCCTCATCATAGGCCTGCCACATGGAGATGCTGAGATAACCAAGCTATTTCCAGGTcagttttatgtttgtttattattttccatGCTGAGAATCTTAAGAAAATTGTAAAGGCAAAGATAATATTGTATcattaacaattttaaatgtttccCAATATACTCTAACTTATCAGCTGTCaggtgttttcatttattcttttagataTATAAATGGTGATATCATTGAAGTTATAgcattctattttgaattttttttacttaaactaTCATAAGCAGCTTTTCTTGTTGCTGCATATTACTcttacttattattttattgaTGCAGAATGTTCCATCAAGTTCATGTACTTTAATTCACTAAACCATATTCTATTACTGGCCTGGATTAATTTTTTACTTTGTGCTTAGGCCATCTTAGGTACCCAAGGCAGAATTCTTTTCCAGAAGTCAGTGGAGTTTTAAAATCAACAGTATATTAATGGGATAGTGAAACTGAAAACTCTTTAGGGTGGGAAAATTGTGTGAGAAAAGCTAAGCGTTTAGATAATATGTTTTATTAAGTTTATTTAATCAAGTGTGGTTTTAGAAAAGTCTATCAATATCTCTGCCAATTAGTGGCCTATTAAttaggaaaatgttccatataatATCGATACATCCACTCACTATATGTTTTTATAGGCCCTACATGTGCCAAGTTCTAGGTGCTGGTTATACATCAGTGAACCAAGCAGACAAAGCCTCCTCTAACATTCTGGTCATGTAAGTCCAGCAGGGAGCAAAATAAAGTATGAAGAacagcaggggtggggggacagCAGGGTTGGCCTGGGCTGTCACTTTAAATAGGTGGGCTAGGAAGGTGTTACTGTGGAGGTGGCTTTGGGCAAAGACATGAAGGAGGTGAGGGCCAGCCACACTTTTGTGGGAACCAGTGTTCTAAATCGAGGGGCAAGTCAGAGGCCCTGGGGTGAGCCTGGAGTTGGGCTCAAAGAGCAGCCAACTGGgcggtgtggctggagcagagc from the Manis pentadactyla isolate mManPen7 chromosome 2, mManPen7.hap1, whole genome shotgun sequence genome contains:
- the CYS1 gene encoding cystin-1 isoform X1, giving the protein MGSGSSRSGRALRRLRSRDSLPAGPGGTAPDGGTGPLAAAAAAREVEAEAEAEEGADGRHRDPAAPPDGEDDTLRLLDELLAESAAWGAEEPTPRGPARPRPAAGAGSSVSSKQSAEDHAESSGVSGAPGSSHKSPERQSAISYDYSEEELMASIEQEYCR
- the CYS1 gene encoding cystin-1 isoform X2 — its product is MGSGSSRSGRALRRLRSRDSLPAGPGGTAPDGGTGPLAAAAAAREVEAEAEAEEGADGRHRDPAAPPDGEDDTLRLLDELLAESAAWGAEEPTPRGPARPRPAAGAGSSRLTPTVEVVGLVLSLCDQLDGGCGRSMWTGRGEC